From Brucella pseudogrignonensis, a single genomic window includes:
- a CDS encoding phage head-tail connector protein has product MLLPVRTQAPADLPVSLEEARQHLIVSGFTDDDNQITRFIQAATDHLERTLNIALVTQTWKQSFCSFNSFLRLRMGPVASVEAVKYFDTDNVEKTVSEASYKTLDYACGTVLSLAYGNSWPATVARADAVTIEYKAGTAPADVPASLKAAILMHVGLMYSYRGDPEGPRIESNQAYEALIWPFRRPKV; this is encoded by the coding sequence ATGCTGCTTCCTGTCCGCACACAAGCGCCAGCAGACCTACCGGTATCGCTTGAAGAAGCTCGTCAACATCTGATTGTGTCGGGTTTCACCGATGATGATAACCAGATCACGCGCTTTATTCAGGCCGCGACCGATCATCTTGAGCGTACGCTTAACATCGCGCTTGTCACTCAGACGTGGAAGCAATCGTTTTGCTCGTTTAATAGCTTCCTGCGGCTGCGTATGGGGCCAGTGGCTAGCGTTGAGGCCGTGAAGTACTTCGACACCGATAATGTGGAGAAAACCGTTTCAGAGGCCTCCTACAAGACGCTGGACTATGCCTGCGGAACAGTTCTTTCGCTCGCTTACGGTAACTCGTGGCCCGCTACTGTAGCCCGCGCCGATGCGGTCACTATCGAATACAAGGCAGGGACAGCCCCGGCAGACGTGCCAGCCTCTCTCAAGGCGGCAATCCTGATGCATGTTGGGCTGATGTACTCATACCGAGGCGACCCAGAAGGCCCACGGATTGAGAGCAATCAAGCCTATGAAGCTCTTATCTGGCCGTTTCGCCGTCCGAAGGTGTAA
- a CDS encoding head-tail adaptor protein — protein MARLGSGQLRSSITFSTITEVPDGHGGFEPTPTDFTVRGNIRYLRGGETVQAARLTGKQPVVVTVRRSSQTAALTTDDGMRDARTGTEYQIRAIVPTEDRQFMEITAESGVAT, from the coding sequence ATGGCTAGATTAGGATCAGGGCAACTTCGTTCATCTATCACCTTCAGCACCATCACCGAAGTGCCGGACGGGCATGGTGGTTTCGAGCCGACCCCGACCGATTTCACAGTCCGCGGCAATATCCGGTATCTGCGGGGAGGGGAAACGGTTCAGGCGGCAAGGTTGACGGGTAAGCAGCCGGTTGTTGTCACGGTGCGCAGAAGTAGCCAGACGGCAGCTTTGACCACTGATGACGGTATGCGTGATGCGCGCACCGGAACCGAGTACCAGATCAGGGCAATTGTCCCGACCGAGGATCGGCAGTTTATGGAAATTACAGCGGAAAGCGGGGTGGCGACATGA
- a CDS encoding DUF3168 domain-containing protein — protein MSVSVSFQDLIISTLKANAKVSALVGDRVYDGPPEKPTFPYISMGASDFRTDDADCINSREETIQIDCWVRKNGRKWPCKEIVDAIVGALRNTTGELLSGALVGLNIELSRVLDDPDGITAHGIVQVTGLIDEEWEDG, from the coding sequence ATGAGTGTTTCCGTCTCATTCCAAGACCTGATTATTTCCACGCTCAAGGCCAACGCGAAGGTTTCGGCACTTGTCGGTGATCGTGTGTATGACGGCCCACCTGAAAAGCCGACATTTCCATATATCTCGATGGGCGCGAGTGATTTTCGCACCGATGATGCTGATTGCATCAATAGCCGTGAAGAAACAATCCAGATTGATTGCTGGGTGCGCAAGAATGGCCGGAAATGGCCGTGCAAAGAGATTGTTGACGCCATTGTAGGCGCTTTGAGAAACACCACTGGTGAGCTGTTAAGCGGCGCTCTTGTGGGTCTTAATATCGAATTGTCGCGTGTTTTGGATGATCCAGACGGTATAACCGCTCATGGCATTGTGCAAGTCACCGGACTGATTGACGAGGAATGGGAAGATGGTTGA
- a CDS encoding HK97-gp10 family putative phage morphogenesis protein, producing MVEGLDRLKRKLTKTIPQAVFDATIKAMEQGAGEVVSMMRRLAPKDTGALAQTINWTWGDAPKGSMVLGKSAPTRDGLVITIYAGDTSTMVGEREQFQLARLQEFGTQHMKASPYFFPSWRTLRKRVRGRVTRQMRKAVRDGAK from the coding sequence ATGGTTGAGGGCTTAGACCGGCTCAAGCGAAAGCTTACTAAGACCATTCCGCAGGCTGTATTCGATGCGACGATCAAAGCAATGGAGCAAGGTGCTGGCGAAGTCGTCAGTATGATGCGTCGATTGGCACCGAAAGATACGGGTGCACTTGCACAGACGATCAACTGGACGTGGGGCGATGCGCCGAAAGGCTCAATGGTCCTCGGCAAGTCAGCACCGACACGCGACGGTTTGGTGATCACGATCTACGCTGGCGATACGTCAACGATGGTTGGTGAACGTGAGCAATTCCAGCTTGCCAGACTTCAAGAGTTCGGCACCCAGCACATGAAGGCCAGCCCGTATTTCTTCCCATCATGGCGCACGTTGCGAAAGCGTGTCCGGGGCAGGGTTACGCGCCAGATGCGCAAAGCAGTCAGAGACGGAGCGAAATAA
- a CDS encoding phage tail tube protein, whose translation MAVKPITAEFQHLVVEIETDVEGTFSKICGITQRGINRQHNMQTTEVPADCEDESLPAVVERAVQSSEVTISGTGVWASQSHQMMLDWWYSGGKKTIRVQHVNSAVGDTEYETGSAILVYLNNAVEKGQKVSAEIEIQFDGLPTRTAKAA comes from the coding sequence ATGGCCGTTAAGCCAATTACCGCAGAATTTCAGCATCTTGTTGTTGAGATTGAAACAGATGTCGAGGGTACTTTCTCGAAGATTTGCGGCATCACACAGCGCGGTATCAACCGCCAGCACAACATGCAGACAACGGAAGTACCCGCCGATTGTGAAGATGAAAGCCTGCCAGCTGTTGTTGAACGTGCTGTTCAGTCCTCGGAAGTTACAATCTCAGGTACTGGCGTATGGGCCAGCCAGAGCCATCAAATGATGCTTGATTGGTGGTATTCGGGCGGTAAGAAGACAATTCGTGTTCAGCACGTCAATTCTGCTGTTGGTGACACAGAATATGAAACAGGATCAGCGATCCTCGTGTACCTCAACAATGCCGTTGAAAAAGGCCAAAAGGTATCGGCTGAAATCGAAATTCAGTTCGACGGATTGCCAACCCGTACCGCTAAGGCTGCGTAA
- a CDS encoding gene transfer agent family protein, giving the protein MAKALTWAGGEHDFELRLVHLRALQDKCDAGPQWILMRLTSKQWFIDDVIQPIRLGLEGGGMEKEAARKLVQKFVEDRPLTLSVLTAQAVLMVALFGDEDDQPGERKAGAKKTRTRSRAESGNSTASTNGPE; this is encoded by the coding sequence ATGGCGAAGGCTCTCACATGGGCTGGCGGAGAGCATGATTTTGAACTCCGCCTTGTACACCTTCGCGCCCTGCAAGACAAATGCGATGCAGGGCCGCAATGGATATTGATGCGGCTCACTTCCAAGCAATGGTTCATTGATGATGTGATCCAGCCTATCCGCCTCGGTCTTGAAGGCGGCGGCATGGAAAAAGAAGCCGCTCGTAAGCTTGTCCAGAAATTCGTTGAAGATCGACCGCTCACATTGTCAGTGCTGACTGCGCAGGCTGTGTTGATGGTTGCACTCTTTGGCGATGAGGATGATCAGCCGGGGGAGCGGAAAGCGGGGGCGAAGAAGACCCGAACCCGCTCCCGCGCGGAAAGTGGAAATTCAACCGCTTCTACCAATGGGCCGGAATAA
- a CDS encoding tape measure protein — translation MATDVERLVVAMEARTASFEKALNRANGVANQRARQIEKRFSTMNDNISRSFQNMLRAGAAIGGLGIGVSEIQRMADTWTDLSSRVGLAVGDMDKAPQVMERIYDMAQRTYSGMQNTAESFLTNAGALKELGYNTNQQLDYTEALNNALVVSGAKSDRAARVIDALGKSMAAGKLQGDNLNTVIEVGGRVAEVLAAQLGIGVNQLREAGKEGKITGDVIYKALTTRLQELTAEAESMPATISDGFQKVANGLLKFVGTMDQASGVSATIAQGLVFVGDNFEHVALAAAAAATVLLGQYVPAMARVALAGATMVATNPFLLLITAISSATFALSAFGDQIQPIAGDMANLQDYASVAWETISQGAMDVASLVRDDLLGALNLISDALGGNEVSWEDVWETTKGAANNIIGAVGLLYDTTVTTFTKLPGAVAEAVINAMNSMIAGIESGLQTVLNGINRVASALNALDRFVGVAPILPEDMTVNLGRLDNSFAGAGKAAGDAYGKALTKAAQDHLGKLGENWRQSANARARERTANSKDNDLVAPTRSSGGGGSSNGGAGGSSGGGKGRKGGGRSRPDELQREIEQIKERTASLQAETAAQAQINPLIDDYDYAITKARATQELLNAAKKAGIEITPALKEQIEGLAEGYANATVEANKLAESQEHARELSDFLKGSMMDAFQSMIPAIETGNSALDKFLNTLIEAVMQATLLGKGPLAGIFGGGGSGIFGGIGKLLGFDKGGYTGSGGKYEPAGVVHKGEYVFDQDAVRAAGGPAALDAMRRGLKGYANGGYVGPLPTSNAPTAPGIKGMRGQGSNETIRIMLQDDSGRMAKIADQRIQTASGAIVQVSVQQSTRTVQQSLPSMIADAQTRNM, via the coding sequence ATGGCGACTGACGTTGAACGCCTTGTCGTGGCTATGGAGGCCCGCACGGCCTCTTTTGAAAAGGCGCTCAACCGGGCAAATGGCGTTGCTAATCAACGCGCTCGCCAGATCGAGAAGCGCTTTTCCACGATGAACGACAACATCAGTCGTTCATTTCAGAATATGCTTCGTGCTGGTGCTGCGATCGGTGGCCTTGGCATTGGTGTAAGTGAAATCCAGCGTATGGCTGACACTTGGACTGATTTGTCCTCTCGTGTAGGCCTTGCTGTCGGGGATATGGATAAAGCTCCTCAGGTAATGGAGCGTATCTATGACATGGCGCAGCGCACCTATTCCGGTATGCAAAACACGGCTGAAAGCTTTCTCACAAATGCGGGCGCTCTCAAAGAGCTTGGTTACAATACCAATCAGCAGCTTGATTACACCGAAGCATTGAATAACGCGCTCGTGGTGTCAGGCGCTAAGTCTGATCGCGCAGCTCGTGTGATTGACGCTCTCGGCAAGTCGATGGCGGCGGGTAAGCTTCAAGGCGACAACCTGAATACGGTGATTGAAGTTGGTGGACGTGTTGCCGAAGTGCTTGCCGCCCAGCTCGGCATTGGTGTCAATCAGCTTCGCGAAGCAGGCAAGGAAGGCAAGATCACCGGTGACGTGATCTACAAGGCTTTGACCACGCGCTTGCAGGAACTGACAGCCGAAGCCGAGAGCATGCCTGCAACTATATCTGACGGGTTTCAGAAGGTCGCCAACGGCTTATTGAAGTTCGTCGGGACAATGGATCAGGCGTCTGGCGTTTCTGCTACTATCGCGCAAGGACTGGTTTTTGTCGGTGATAACTTCGAGCATGTTGCATTAGCAGCAGCGGCAGCGGCGACAGTTCTTCTGGGGCAGTATGTTCCGGCGATGGCACGAGTGGCGCTGGCAGGCGCGACGATGGTTGCAACTAACCCGTTCTTGCTTCTGATTACCGCGATTAGCTCGGCTACGTTCGCTCTCTCGGCGTTCGGTGACCAGATCCAGCCGATTGCAGGCGATATGGCTAATCTTCAGGATTACGCCTCGGTAGCATGGGAAACCATCAGTCAGGGCGCAATGGATGTTGCGTCACTTGTTCGCGATGATCTTCTAGGGGCGCTAAACCTGATATCCGATGCATTAGGCGGCAATGAGGTTAGCTGGGAAGATGTTTGGGAAACAACCAAGGGTGCAGCAAATAACATTATCGGTGCTGTTGGCCTTCTCTACGATACCACCGTAACGACATTTACTAAGCTGCCCGGTGCTGTTGCCGAAGCCGTCATTAATGCCATGAACTCGATGATTGCAGGCATAGAAAGCGGGCTTCAAACAGTTTTAAATGGCATCAACCGCGTTGCATCTGCGTTGAATGCCCTAGACCGGTTTGTCGGCGTCGCACCGATACTGCCAGAAGATATGACAGTAAATCTTGGTAGGCTTGATAACTCATTCGCGGGAGCTGGTAAGGCTGCTGGCGATGCATATGGCAAGGCTTTGACAAAAGCCGCTCAAGATCACCTTGGGAAGCTTGGCGAGAATTGGCGACAGTCTGCAAATGCCAGAGCGAGGGAAAGGACTGCCAATAGTAAAGATAACGACCTAGTTGCGCCGACAAGAAGTTCAGGCGGCGGCGGTTCGTCAAATGGTGGAGCAGGCGGATCGTCTGGTGGCGGCAAGGGGCGCAAAGGTGGAGGTAGGTCTCGACCTGATGAACTACAGCGCGAAATCGAGCAGATCAAAGAGCGCACAGCATCCCTACAGGCAGAAACGGCAGCTCAAGCCCAGATTAACCCACTGATTGATGATTACGATTACGCAATCACTAAGGCCCGCGCCACGCAAGAACTGTTGAATGCTGCCAAGAAAGCTGGGATTGAAATTACCCCAGCTTTGAAAGAGCAGATTGAGGGTTTGGCAGAAGGTTATGCCAATGCCACGGTTGAAGCTAATAAGCTCGCAGAAAGCCAAGAGCATGCGCGTGAATTGTCGGACTTCTTGAAAGGCTCCATGATGGATGCTTTTCAGTCGATGATCCCGGCCATTGAAACCGGCAATTCGGCGCTTGATAAATTCCTGAATACGCTCATTGAGGCCGTCATGCAGGCAACCTTGCTTGGCAAAGGTCCACTGGCTGGCATCTTCGGCGGCGGTGGGTCGGGGATATTCGGCGGTATTGGCAAGCTGCTTGGTTTCGACAAAGGCGGCTATACTGGCTCTGGTGGAAAATACGAACCGGCTGGCGTGGTTCATAAAGGCGAATATGTCTTTGACCAAGACGCGGTTCGCGCAGCTGGTGGGCCTGCCGCTTTGGATGCGATGCGCCGTGGCCTGAAAGGCTATGCCAACGGTGGTTATGTCGGCCCGTTGCCAACATCAAATGCACCGACCGCGCCCGGTATCAAAGGTATGCGGGGGCAGGGTTCAAACGAAACAATACGCATCATGTTGCAAGATGACAGTGGGCGAATGGCTAAAATCGCCGATCAGCGAATTCAGACGGCATCCGGTGCGATTGTACAGGTTTCTGTTCAGCAAAGCACCCGAACCGTTCAGCAGTCGCTACCGTCAATGATAGCCGACGCTCAAACAAGAAACATGTGA
- a CDS encoding DUF6950 family protein, with protein sequence MHIDEFVAAEARKPFRWGETDCVSTADRWVRNRTGLSPLAWMGRQYRDEAEASAILSVRGCFPILVNRAMRSQGFEKTASPVCGDVGLIIHNQKLCVAIHAETIWFSHDETGLIGAPLDAIWKAWRIQCQ encoded by the coding sequence ATGCACATTGATGAATTTGTTGCTGCCGAAGCGCGAAAGCCCTTCCGCTGGGGCGAGACCGATTGTGTCTCGACTGCTGACAGATGGGTGCGAAACCGTACCGGGTTGTCACCTCTCGCGTGGATGGGTCGGCAATACAGAGATGAAGCGGAAGCTTCGGCAATCCTGTCTGTGCGGGGTTGCTTTCCCATACTTGTGAACCGCGCCATGCGCTCGCAAGGGTTTGAAAAGACGGCATCGCCGGTATGCGGTGATGTTGGTCTGATTATCCATAATCAAAAACTGTGTGTGGCTATACATGCCGAAACGATCTGGTTTTCTCATGATGAAACCGGATTGATCGGTGCACCGCTCGATGCAATCTGGAAAGCTTGGAGAATTCAATGCCAGTAG
- a CDS encoding SGNH/GDSL hydrolase family protein translates to MGNIKELGDKAFRDYVNDGVPSSGANNPKKAEIRQFISEIDRQVDELSVSGDTVTKATWAQLSAVAGTRNGQRGYVEADSGTHTDPVVGGTVQNNGIYTWSTSPAGWRWLRSDDYTTVETELGVKEDYSVSTPAGGVVIDHYTGKLLIPRFAFKRKADALRTVAPTQGKYFELDAAVFNVTQTAVYYNRQTSAVEFAAFSAIQNSLVNGDYVLLAITSLGGITTQMSRADVMKNIVEKGTFEKQYSGAATYKAATSNAILNALGVTEVYASTDGNPVVGVRVPHRYHVGYAFMRVFVLLGDGEPENSWPATITAYSVSRVASNAAGGPLSRGAMTLEKVYSGRLASYVLANSGVSLSYVNQGWRVAISGENASRDISLSLPQIALGVNPDMYVQPDDWPRLGSSGVPQENAREPNLLYPKMVYGIEGRPIVFYPMSMQLSRRESGPLTMISCQNNSENGNSAIPPLSIMGRDYIEVPAGRLASGFPVDIITSEPEPQPEWRGRVEATSKVTALSYLAGKTAKVCFIGDSITDVFPTADRTLDILTNAGITSTGIGTITEYSPPREGRSGRLLSDLINKTTTLTPVDGNITPAAYLALTNANRRAYNPFVRQRVGNESGSYNGYVFDFARYLSDYGLDVPTHVVINMGTNDISSYPNPSALYAHVLDALGIIVPSILAADANVKVILTHNTDQWSAVDNARWEQRARGVIAAIINYQATLANARCVVAPAWAHMSPFDWGKATITNQRIDAITGAKVQQMGGDVHFRDVAVRQYAECVAAAIAGTI, encoded by the coding sequence ATGGGAAATATTAAGGAACTCGGCGACAAAGCTTTCCGTGATTACGTCAATGATGGCGTTCCGTCGAGTGGAGCCAATAATCCAAAGAAAGCCGAAATCCGTCAATTTATATCCGAGATTGACAGACAAGTTGATGAGCTTTCTGTGTCTGGTGATACCGTTACGAAGGCAACATGGGCGCAGCTCTCAGCTGTAGCAGGCACAAGAAACGGCCAACGTGGTTATGTCGAAGCTGACAGCGGAACACACACGGACCCGGTTGTCGGTGGCACGGTCCAGAATAATGGCATCTATACGTGGTCCACGTCGCCTGCCGGTTGGCGCTGGCTGCGATCTGACGACTATACGACAGTTGAGACCGAACTTGGTGTCAAAGAGGATTACTCTGTATCAACACCGGCTGGCGGTGTCGTTATTGACCACTATACCGGCAAGCTGCTGATCCCTCGTTTTGCCTTCAAGAGGAAGGCCGATGCCTTGCGCACCGTTGCCCCGACGCAAGGAAAGTATTTTGAGCTGGACGCGGCTGTTTTCAATGTTACGCAAACTGCCGTCTATTATAACCGTCAGACTTCAGCGGTGGAGTTCGCTGCCTTTTCAGCGATCCAGAATTCGCTTGTGAATGGCGATTATGTCTTGCTCGCCATTACCTCGCTTGGAGGCATAACCACTCAGATGTCGCGCGCCGATGTTATGAAGAACATCGTGGAAAAAGGCACGTTTGAGAAACAGTATAGCGGAGCGGCAACGTATAAGGCTGCTACCAGCAACGCTATCCTCAATGCCCTCGGGGTGACGGAAGTTTACGCCAGCACGGATGGCAATCCGGTCGTTGGTGTGCGCGTTCCTCATCGTTATCATGTCGGTTACGCCTTCATGCGCGTGTTTGTACTGCTTGGCGATGGTGAGCCGGAAAATAGCTGGCCTGCGACGATCACGGCATATTCCGTTTCCCGCGTGGCCTCGAATGCCGCTGGCGGGCCGCTGTCTCGTGGTGCGATGACGCTTGAAAAGGTTTATTCTGGCCGTTTGGCGTCATACGTACTTGCCAACAGTGGGGTTTCTCTGAGCTATGTGAACCAAGGCTGGCGTGTGGCAATCAGCGGCGAAAATGCATCGCGTGATATTTCCCTGTCGCTCCCTCAGATTGCACTTGGAGTGAACCCGGATATGTATGTGCAGCCGGATGACTGGCCACGTCTGGGTAGTTCAGGGGTGCCGCAGGAAAATGCCCGCGAGCCGAACTTGCTCTATCCAAAAATGGTTTACGGCATCGAGGGTAGGCCCATCGTTTTTTACCCTATGTCGATGCAGCTATCTCGTCGCGAGAGTGGTCCACTCACCATGATCAGTTGCCAGAATAACAGCGAAAACGGAAACAGTGCGATCCCGCCACTCTCCATCATGGGGCGGGATTACATTGAGGTGCCAGCCGGTCGTCTCGCTTCCGGCTTCCCGGTCGATATTATTACGTCCGAGCCGGAACCTCAGCCGGAATGGCGTGGACGCGTGGAAGCAACATCAAAGGTAACTGCTCTTTCTTATCTGGCGGGCAAGACGGCCAAGGTCTGCTTCATCGGGGATAGTATCACTGATGTTTTCCCGACTGCGGATCGTACGCTTGATATCCTTACCAATGCTGGGATCACGTCAACCGGCATAGGCACGATCACAGAGTATTCGCCGCCTAGAGAGGGTCGTAGTGGTCGCCTCTTGTCCGACTTGATTAACAAGACCACCACGCTCACGCCCGTTGATGGCAATATCACGCCTGCTGCGTATCTTGCCCTCACAAACGCAAACCGCCGCGCTTATAACCCCTTTGTGCGGCAACGGGTCGGCAACGAAAGTGGATCGTATAATGGGTATGTCTTCGATTTCGCACGTTATCTGTCTGATTACGGCCTCGATGTGCCAACCCATGTCGTCATTAACATGGGGACCAATGACATATCGTCCTATCCAAACCCGTCGGCGCTCTATGCCCATGTGCTTGATGCTCTCGGTATCATTGTGCCGTCCATTCTCGCAGCTGACGCCAATGTCAAAGTCATCCTGACGCACAATACCGATCAATGGTCTGCTGTCGATAATGCGCGATGGGAGCAGCGTGCACGCGGTGTGATAGCAGCAATCATTAATTATCAGGCGACCCTTGCCAATGCCCGATGTGTCGTAGCCCCGGCATGGGCGCACATGTCTCCGTTTGACTGGGGAAAAGCCACGATCACCAATCAACGGATCGATGCGATTACTGGCGCGAAGGTGCAGCAGATGGGCGGTGACGTGCATTTTCGGGATGTCGCGGTGCGCCAGTATGCCGAGTGCGTGGCGGCAGCGATTGCCGGGACGATCTAG
- a CDS encoding glycoside hydrolase family 19 protein has protein sequence MNMHLGDTRLLIEAGRERGLLRNQMAYVLATAYHETAHTMKPINEMGGDKYLRSKKYWPYIGRGYVQITWKVNYEKAGKVLGVDFVSKPELLLKPEYAAPIIIAGMVEGWFTGKKLSDYITLQKSDFKNARRIVNGTDKAGLIAGYARDYDKALLAEGYGVDQVVTAPAADVVPEPVVEKPISKSSRFWSWIGSGGAGAAIPFVDWRVQMVLVVFVLVLTAYAIFTMPQAKAKLEKLVDAL, from the coding sequence ATGAATATGCACCTTGGCGATACCCGCCTCTTGATTGAGGCAGGTCGAGAACGCGGACTATTGCGCAATCAAATGGCGTATGTGCTTGCAACTGCCTACCATGAGACAGCGCATACAATGAAGCCGATCAATGAGATGGGCGGCGACAAATATCTTCGCTCAAAGAAATACTGGCCTTACATCGGTCGCGGTTATGTCCAGATCACTTGGAAAGTAAATTACGAAAAGGCTGGTAAGGTTCTGGGCGTTGACTTCGTGTCAAAGCCTGAATTGCTGCTTAAGCCGGAATACGCGGCACCAATCATCATCGCTGGCATGGTCGAAGGCTGGTTCACTGGCAAGAAGCTTTCCGATTACATCACCCTGCAGAAGTCAGATTTCAAGAATGCGCGCCGGATCGTCAACGGAACGGACAAGGCTGGTCTGATTGCAGGATATGCTCGTGATTATGACAAGGCATTGCTGGCCGAAGGCTATGGCGTTGATCAAGTCGTTACGGCACCGGCTGCTGATGTCGTTCCTGAGCCTGTCGTCGAAAAGCCAATCTCGAAATCATCACGCTTTTGGTCATGGATCGGTAGCGGCGGGGCAGGTGCGGCAATCCCGTTTGTTGATTGGCGTGTTCAGATGGTGCTCGTCGTATTTGTTCTTGTTCTCACGGCTTATGCGATCTTCACCATGCCACAGGCCAAGGCCAAGCTTGAAAAGCTGGTGGATGCGTTATGA
- a CDS encoding SOS response-associated peptidase — protein sequence MCNLYNLTTTHEAMRRLFPKFGDVTNRVDPQLDVYPDYPAPVLRNLTDGEHELAHLRWGMPTPPIYVKGEADSGVTNIRNLTSPHWRRWQGIESRCVVPATSFSEYGQEPDPKTKRKPLHWFALTEEKPLFAFAGIWTTWKGMRKKKEGPVEVDIFGFLTTEPNAVVKPVHPKAMPVILRTTEEIETWLRAPWDEAKEMQKPLPDADLIDLTSDCL from the coding sequence ATGTGCAATCTTTATAACCTCACCACGACACATGAGGCCATGCGCCGGCTGTTTCCGAAGTTTGGCGACGTGACGAACCGTGTTGATCCACAGCTAGACGTTTATCCCGACTATCCAGCGCCCGTTCTGCGTAACTTGACCGATGGTGAGCATGAGCTGGCACACCTTCGATGGGGAATGCCGACACCACCAATCTATGTGAAGGGTGAAGCAGACAGCGGCGTCACAAACATACGCAATCTCACCTCGCCCCATTGGAGGCGCTGGCAGGGCATTGAAAGCCGTTGCGTTGTTCCTGCGACATCCTTTTCCGAATACGGGCAAGAACCAGACCCGAAGACAAAGCGCAAACCGCTGCACTGGTTTGCTCTGACTGAAGAAAAGCCGCTTTTTGCTTTTGCTGGAATATGGACGACATGGAAAGGCATGCGGAAGAAAAAGGAAGGGCCAGTTGAAGTTGATATATTCGGCTTTCTGACCACTGAGCCTAATGCAGTTGTTAAGCCGGTTCACCCGAAGGCCATGCCTGTAATCCTGCGCACAACTGAGGAGATCGAAACTTGGTTACGTGCGCCATGGGATGAAGCTAAGGAAATGCAGAAGCCTTTACCAGACGCTGACTTGATCGATTTGACTTCTGATTGTTTATAA
- a CDS encoding CUE domain-containing protein: MNAVTQENGYDDEIELVLAYHKGDVKAAIEALLKDRDFLVKEIEYASLAMSMGFARGWKPTVFVK, encoded by the coding sequence ATGAATGCGGTTACGCAAGAAAACGGATACGACGACGAAATTGAATTGGTACTCGCCTATCACAAAGGCGATGTAAAAGCGGCAATTGAAGCGCTTTTGAAAGACCGGGACTTCCTCGTCAAAGAGATTGAGTATGCCAGCCTTGCCATGTCGATGGGCTTTGCTCGCGGATGGAAGCCGACAGTGTTTGTAAAATGA
- a CDS encoding DUF3037 domain-containing protein — protein sequence MTEQHRYTYVVLRYVHDVVTGEFINVGLVMHSSEAGFVKSQVRTSIGRIKNVFPDFEREAFLRVMKSVDRSISSYRKRCERGDLLDRNMDASSIGKFAVVHDDSSLQWSSLGGGVSKNMDGTFARLYERFVSKYDVRSSHRRTDDEIWRPVRQLLDERNVPVSFEEKTVSGKTDEISFKRAWKNGVWHAYEALSFDLADADGIKDKARRWRGHLEAVHDGSPENINLNFVVGAPRNESLRNAYDGALKILQSAPFSPRIYEESEVPKLVDRIEDEVREHLQA from the coding sequence ATGACAGAACAACATCGATACACGTACGTCGTACTGAGATATGTGCATGATGTGGTAACGGGCGAGTTCATTAATGTTGGGCTCGTCATGCATTCGAGCGAAGCTGGTTTTGTCAAATCTCAAGTTCGCACATCGATTGGCCGCATAAAGAATGTGTTTCCCGACTTCGAGCGAGAAGCGTTCTTGAGAGTGATGAAAAGCGTTGATCGGTCGATTAGCTCATATCGCAAAAGGTGCGAGCGCGGAGACTTGCTAGACCGAAATATGGATGCCTCCTCTATTGGCAAGTTTGCCGTAGTCCATGACGATAGCTCATTGCAATGGTCGTCGCTGGGAGGAGGTGTAAGCAAAAATATGGATGGCACTTTCGCACGCCTATATGAGCGGTTCGTCAGCAAGTATGACGTTAGATCCTCTCATCGCCGGACTGATGATGAGATCTGGAGACCGGTGCGGCAGTTGTTGGACGAGCGAAACGTTCCAGTCAGCTTTGAAGAGAAAACGGTTTCTGGCAAAACAGACGAGATTTCATTCAAGCGCGCTTGGAAAAATGGCGTTTGGCATGCTTATGAGGCGCTTTCTTTCGATTTGGCTGACGCCGATGGTATCAAGGATAAGGCGCGTCGTTGGAGAGGGCACTTGGAAGCCGTTCATGATGGATCTCCAGAGAATATCAATCTGAACTTTGTTGTTGGCGCTCCCCGTAACGAAAGCCTGCGCAATGCATACGATGGGGCGTTGAAAATTTTACAATCAGCGCCATTCTCCCCTAGGATATATGAGGAAAGCGAAGTTCCGAAACTCGTTGACCGCATTGAGGATGAAGTGCGTGAGCACCTTCAGGCATGA